From the genome of Pectobacterium atrosepticum:
GCAAATGGATGCTCACTTCTCGATCGTAATCGCCCGATTGTTTGTGTCACAGGTGATGGTTCGCTGATGACAAACGTACACGAACTTGCCACCATGCGAATGGAGCAGCGCAACGTCAAATTGTTTGTTATTAACAATTCTGGCTATGTCTCTATGCGTAATACGCACAGGGATTTCTTCCAGGGATTAATCGTCGGTGCCGATTATGCATCGGGCGTATTTATTCCGGCGATGGAGTCTTTGGCCAAGAGCTATGAACTTCCTTACCTCTGCTGTAAAACGAACGAAGAGATATGCAATACAATTAAAGAAGCATTGGAAATAGATGGACCGGTGCTTGTTGAAGTCATCACAATGAAGAATCAGCGTATTATTCCTACCGTTGCGTCTAAACGCTTGCCAGATGGAAGAATGGTGTCAACTCCTATTCATGAGATGCAGCCTGCTTTACCTGACGATGTTATTGAAAAGGAAATGTCAGCGGCTATCTTAGAGGATTAATTACCATGCATATTGCGATTCTCGGGTGTACCAGCCAAATAGCTAAAGATCTTATTCGTTCTATCTATGTTTATAGCCAGCACGATTTGATTCTCTTTGGCCGAACACCTCAGCAGACACAGTCGTGGCTTGCTGAAAATGGCATAACATCACGCTGTAGCGTGAATCAATACGAAGAATATCCCAATATTGATCATGATGTGGTCATTAACTTCGTTGGTATTGGCGATCCCTCTAAAGCTGCTGCTATGGGGGGAAGTATCTTCGATATTACGCTGCATTATGATGAGTTAGTGCTTAACGAGCTAAAAAAACATCCCGATCGTCGCTATCTATTCTTATCCAGTGGTGCGGCCTATGGTTCATCATTTTTAGAACCTGCGGACGCCGACACACCATCAACGATTAATATTAATAATCTGCTTCCACAAGAATATTATTCGGTAGCAAAACTGCATGCTGAATGCAGACACCGTTCGTTAAAAGAGTATGCCATCGTTGATTTGCGTGTATTCAATGTCTTTAGTCGGACCCAAGACTTAGAGGCGCGTTTCTTCATTACCGATATCGTCAGAGCGATTCAGTCCGGTACGGAGTTGATCACCTCATCCGATATGATTTATCGCGATTTTATGCATCCTAAGGATTTTTATCAACTGGTTGAACGTGT
Proteins encoded in this window:
- a CDS encoding NAD(P)-dependent oxidoreductase, whose amino-acid sequence is MHIAILGCTSQIAKDLIRSIYVYSQHDLILFGRTPQQTQSWLAENGITSRCSVNQYEEYPNIDHDVVINFVGIGDPSKAAAMGGSIFDITLHYDELVLNELKKHPDRRYLFLSSGAAYGSSFLEPADADTPSTININNLLPQEYYSVAKLHAECRHRSLKEYAIVDLRVFNVFSRTQDLEARFFITDIVRAIQSGTELITSSDMIYRDFMHPKDFYQLVERVLNTPPMNISLDCYSRQPVDKATLLDEMKKTFGLSYRVKESNMSINATGIKPCYYSKNKRAAKFGYLPEYSSLETIIEETNAILGLQKTV